The following are encoded together in the Aciduricibacillus chroicocephali genome:
- a CDS encoding DMT family transporter, which produces MKQKQIGLLLFAAIIAISFSAIFVKWSDAPPTVTSMYRMYFSSLLLIPFVWRKRHDFVRVSKSEWGFLALSGLCLGFHFALWFGSLDLTTVASSTMILALQPIIALLGGFIFYKERAGLRVILSVGLAIAGVMLIGWGDLGHGSRLAILGDILSFLSVIAVVGYLLIGQNKVKRISHWIYSFSVFLFAGLALNLFNLVKGVPMTGYERGEWGIFILLAIFPSLSHVIFNFLLSYVNTTTISMSVLGEPVGATILAAILLHEQVTLLQVFGGCIVLVGVFIFLSQQRRKAPLPDI; this is translated from the coding sequence TTGAAACAGAAGCAGATTGGATTGCTATTATTTGCAGCAATCATCGCAATTTCGTTTTCAGCAATTTTTGTGAAATGGTCGGATGCTCCTCCGACAGTGACAAGTATGTACCGGATGTATTTTTCGAGTCTTTTGCTTATTCCATTTGTTTGGCGAAAGCGTCATGATTTTGTCCGCGTATCCAAGTCGGAATGGGGATTTCTAGCATTATCAGGACTTTGTCTCGGTTTCCATTTTGCGCTTTGGTTCGGTTCTCTTGATCTGACAACAGTGGCCAGTTCTACAATGATTCTTGCACTGCAACCGATTATTGCGCTGCTAGGCGGATTTATTTTTTATAAAGAACGTGCTGGATTGCGTGTCATCCTTTCAGTTGGCTTGGCAATCGCCGGCGTTATGCTAATCGGATGGGGAGACCTTGGGCATGGCAGCCGCTTGGCCATTCTTGGTGATATTCTCTCTTTTCTAAGTGTCATTGCTGTTGTCGGGTATTTGCTTATTGGTCAGAATAAAGTGAAACGCATTTCTCACTGGATTTACAGTTTTTCTGTTTTTCTTTTTGCAGGACTGGCGTTGAATCTATTTAACTTGGTGAAAGGTGTGCCGATGACAGGTTATGAGAGAGGGGAGTGGGGGATCTTTATTTTGCTCGCCATTTTCCCATCACTTTCTCATGTTATCTTCAACTTCCTTCTATCCTATGTAAATACGACAACGATTTCGATGAGTGTATTGGGGGAGCCGGTTGGAGCGACTATACTAGCAGCAATTCTGCTTCATGAGCAGGTCACGCTTTTACAAGTCTTTGGCGGTTGTATCGTGCTTGTTGGTGTTTTTATCTTTCTTTCACAGCAACGAAGAAAAGCCCCTTTACCGGATATTTAA
- a CDS encoding heavy-metal-associated domain-containing protein produces the protein MEQTISVEGMTCDHCEKSVKDALQELPGVNNVEVTSNPGKAVVDFDNAKVTLADLEKAIAEAGYTPMIDTNM, from the coding sequence ATGGAACAAACAATTAGTGTAGAAGGCATGACTTGCGATCATTGTGAGAAATCAGTAAAAGATGCTTTGCAGGAGCTTCCAGGTGTTAACAATGTGGAAGTAACAAGCAATCCTGGTAAAGCGGTTGTAGACTTTGATAATGCAAAAGTAACGCTTGCTGACTTGGAAAAAGCGATTGCTGAAGCAGGATATACACCAATGATCGATACGAATATGTAA
- a CDS encoding SHOCT domain-containing protein, with translation MMNYMGSMGMILWLVTIALIIVGAMAIFRTGSKSGGNIYNDLIETKSGGQHAIDIAKERLAKGEITFEEYDRLIQKLKEE, from the coding sequence ATGATGAACTATATGGGTAGTATGGGGATGATTTTGTGGCTAGTCACAATCGCTCTGATCATTGTAGGAGCCATGGCAATATTTCGTACAGGTTCGAAGAGTGGAGGAAATATCTACAATGATCTTATTGAAACGAAGTCTGGTGGACAGCATGCAATCGATATTGCGAAAGAGCGGCTCGCAAAAGGTGAAATCACCTTTGAAGAGTATGATCGGCTCATTCAGAAACTAAAAGAAGAATGA
- a CDS encoding DUF4240 domain-containing protein — translation MQNKVNIMPDKTFWEVIDLIQLDADEPLEEAMEKLLSFSEEQIEQFEETLSRKLYNLDTKKHADGMSKSVIDGEEYFSPDFFLYVRCLCVAKGKEFYEACLKDPSLMQGIDYEYEFEELLELASEAYEEKTGHEMDYIPYFDYETYSNEKGWE, via the coding sequence ATGCAAAATAAAGTGAATATCATGCCAGATAAAACCTTTTGGGAAGTGATTGATTTAATTCAGTTGGACGCTGATGAACCACTAGAGGAAGCTATGGAGAAACTGCTTAGTTTTTCTGAAGAACAGATTGAGCAATTTGAGGAAACACTTTCCCGTAAGTTGTATAACCTTGATACCAAAAAGCATGCCGATGGAATGAGTAAGAGCGTCATTGATGGAGAAGAATACTTCTCTCCCGATTTCTTCCTTTATGTACGCTGCCTTTGTGTAGCAAAAGGCAAGGAATTCTACGAAGCCTGTTTGAAGGATCCTAGCCTAATGCAAGGTATTGACTATGAATATGAATTCGAGGAACTCCTGGAACTTGCAAGCGAAGCATACGAAGAAAAAACTGGCCATGAAATGGATTATATCCCTTACTTTGATTACGAAACGTACTCTAATGAAAAAGGTTGGGAATAA
- a CDS encoding ArsR/SmtB family transcription factor, with the protein MLDTALDTKVQFLHGFSHRTRIQILDLLRTGEKTVSEIMQSVSGSQSSISQHLACLRGCGLVSGRQEGKFMYYSLSNENIHKLLNMFDEVLTDVANDVNSCQHQIND; encoded by the coding sequence ATGCTGGACACAGCTTTGGATACTAAAGTTCAATTCCTTCATGGCTTTTCACACCGGACTCGCATCCAAATCCTTGACCTGTTGCGGACTGGTGAAAAAACAGTCTCTGAAATCATGCAATCAGTTAGCGGCAGCCAGTCAAGCATCTCCCAGCATCTTGCATGCCTGCGCGGATGCGGACTTGTCAGCGGGAGACAAGAAGGTAAATTCATGTACTACAGCTTAAGCAATGAAAACATTCATAAGCTGCTCAATATGTTTGACGAAGTGTTGACCGATGTCGCTAATGACGTCAATTCCTGTCAGCATCAAATTAACGATTAA
- a CDS encoding heavy metal translocating P-type ATPase: MGKSCCGHAEQTKSGGFAVHDSKCENGNNGQLAKSASANSGDSCCGSDDSGGSGSDDEDDCCSSHSNHHLNNSNHEHSHADVPVRTKEVIQKKYKVDGMDCPSCAASIEKALNGKDGIISATIHYSVGKLNVEGSNDAAFIQVEDIVRKLGFQIEEERPNRHERVYDVEGMDCSSCALSIEKHLNSFDAVREAHVNFASGTLTADHSNPSEEIIKEIEKLGYKARLKSAAKEETDSSLLKGYGTIISSGILIAAGFVIQHTTAPALVSILLYAAAIVLSGYKPMKSAWYAVKSKSLDMNVLMSSAAIGAAIIGEWFEGATVVFLFALGTALQTSSLEKTRRSIRGLMDLAPDEAWVKQGTELVKKRADEITIDEIIIIKPGDRIPLDGTIIEGHSSINQAPITGESIPVEKQIGDTAFAGTINESGSLEIKVTKLANDTAIARIIHQVEEAQDQRAPAQAFIDRFSHYYTPIVFSIALALIVLPPLFGFGTWSEWVYRGLALLIVACPCALVISTPVAIVSAIGNAARNGVLIKGGTFLEKAGTIDAIAFDKTGTLTEGKPQVTDVITNGVTESELLEVAFTLEDYSTHPIAKTIVAHAKDKGIKKAEGHAFSNLTGKGVQAEITGTIHYAGNIKLFDALGTDLKIIREQALAFQKDGKTIVIIGTAEKALGIIAVADTIRETAVRSLKELRKTGVKQLIMLTGDNKGTAEKVANGTDINRYFAELMPEDKVKAIKQLQQEGHHVAMVGDGINDAPALATADIGIAMGGAGTDTAMETADIVLMADNLEQLPHTMKLSRRALNIIKQNIWFSILIKLAALVLIVPGWLTLWMAVLSDTGAAVIVVLNALRLLKVKSR; the protein is encoded by the coding sequence ATGGGTAAATCTTGCTGCGGACACGCAGAACAGACAAAATCGGGAGGCTTTGCCGTACACGATTCAAAATGTGAAAACGGAAATAATGGACAACTAGCAAAAAGTGCTTCTGCCAATAGTGGTGATTCATGCTGTGGAAGTGATGACTCAGGCGGTTCCGGGTCAGATGATGAAGATGATTGTTGCAGCTCACATAGCAATCATCATTTAAACAATTCCAACCATGAACATTCGCATGCTGATGTACCAGTCCGAACAAAGGAAGTAATTCAGAAGAAATATAAGGTCGATGGTATGGACTGCCCTTCCTGTGCCGCTTCTATTGAAAAAGCGCTGAATGGCAAGGATGGTATCATCTCTGCGACAATCCATTACAGTGTTGGCAAGCTTAATGTTGAAGGCTCTAATGATGCAGCATTCATACAAGTAGAAGACATCGTCCGCAAACTCGGTTTTCAGATTGAGGAAGAAAGACCGAATCGTCATGAACGCGTGTATGACGTTGAAGGGATGGACTGCTCTAGTTGCGCACTGAGCATTGAAAAGCATTTGAACAGTTTTGATGCTGTACGAGAGGCTCATGTCAACTTTGCGTCTGGTACACTGACAGCCGATCATAGTAACCCATCTGAGGAAATTATTAAAGAAATTGAAAAGCTAGGCTACAAAGCTCGATTGAAATCAGCTGCTAAAGAAGAAACAGATTCCTCCCTCCTAAAAGGTTATGGAACGATTATTTCTTCAGGAATCCTGATTGCAGCTGGCTTCGTTATTCAACATACAACTGCACCTGCTCTTGTATCCATTTTGCTTTACGCAGCTGCCATTGTCCTTTCGGGTTACAAACCTATGAAAAGCGCATGGTACGCCGTGAAAAGCAAGTCACTCGATATGAATGTACTCATGTCCTCTGCTGCAATCGGAGCAGCGATTATCGGTGAATGGTTCGAAGGCGCGACCGTCGTCTTCCTCTTCGCTCTCGGCACTGCCCTGCAGACGAGCTCCCTTGAGAAGACACGCCGCTCCATCCGTGGCTTGATGGATCTTGCTCCTGATGAAGCTTGGGTAAAGCAAGGTACAGAGCTTGTAAAAAAACGAGCAGACGAAATTACCATCGATGAAATTATTATAATCAAACCAGGTGACCGTATTCCGCTTGACGGTACGATAATCGAAGGTCATTCGAGTATTAATCAAGCACCAATTACTGGTGAATCAATCCCGGTTGAAAAGCAGATTGGTGACACAGCTTTTGCAGGTACAATCAATGAGTCTGGTTCTTTGGAGATTAAAGTGACCAAACTTGCGAATGACACGGCAATTGCTCGAATCATTCATCAGGTTGAGGAAGCTCAAGATCAGCGTGCACCAGCACAAGCTTTCATTGACAGGTTCTCTCATTATTACACACCGATTGTTTTTTCAATTGCTTTGGCGCTCATCGTTCTTCCACCACTTTTTGGCTTCGGAACTTGGAGCGAATGGGTGTATCGCGGACTCGCATTACTTATCGTCGCTTGTCCTTGTGCACTCGTCATATCGACTCCAGTTGCCATTGTTTCAGCAATTGGCAATGCCGCCCGCAACGGTGTTCTAATCAAAGGTGGCACATTCCTAGAGAAAGCTGGCACTATTGATGCCATCGCTTTTGATAAAACCGGCACACTTACTGAAGGCAAGCCACAAGTGACAGATGTTATAACTAATGGCGTAACGGAATCCGAGCTGCTAGAAGTCGCCTTCACCCTTGAAGACTACTCAACACACCCGATTGCCAAAACGATTGTCGCTCATGCGAAAGATAAAGGGATTAAAAAAGCAGAAGGCCATGCTTTCAGTAACTTGACGGGCAAAGGCGTGCAAGCTGAGATTACTGGAACTATTCATTATGCCGGAAATATTAAGCTGTTTGACGCGCTTGGAACAGATTTAAAGATAATTCGTGAACAGGCTCTCGCTTTTCAAAAAGACGGCAAAACGATTGTCATTATTGGAACTGCCGAAAAAGCACTAGGTATCATCGCTGTTGCTGATACGATTCGTGAGACAGCTGTCCGTTCGTTGAAAGAACTCCGCAAAACCGGTGTGAAACAGCTCATCATGCTCACTGGTGATAATAAAGGAACAGCAGAAAAGGTTGCGAACGGTACAGACATCAACCGCTATTTCGCTGAACTGATGCCTGAAGATAAAGTAAAAGCAATCAAGCAGCTCCAGCAGGAAGGTCATCATGTCGCCATGGTCGGTGATGGAATCAATGATGCCCCTGCTCTTGCAACTGCTGACATTGGTATCGCAATGGGCGGCGCAGGAACAGATACAGCAATGGAAACAGCCGATATCGTACTCATGGCAGATAATCTAGAACAACTGCCTCATACGATGAAGCTGAGCCGCCGTGCTTTAAACATCATTAAGCAAAATATATGGTTCTCCATTTTGATTAAACTTGCAGCCTTAGTTCTAATTGTTCCTGGCTGGCTTACTCTGTGGATGGCCGTCCTGAGCGATACAGGTGCAGCCGTTATTGTTGTACTGAATGCACTAAGATTGCTAAAAGTGAAATCTCGCTAA
- the ilvD gene encoding dihydroxy-acid dehydratase → MSQDKQDLRHHSKAFDGVMRAPNRAMLRAVGLTDDDFKKPMIGIASTWSEVTPCNMHINDLALRAKDGAREAGAVPFIFNTITVSDGISMGTNGMKYSLPSRDVIADSIETVVGAENLDAFVAIGGCDKNMPGCMIAIANSEVPALFVYGGTISPGKLDGEDIDLVSVFEGVGKHNNGDISDEQLKRIECNACPGAGSCGGMYTANTMASAIEAMGMSLPYSSSHPAEWPEKKDDCYDAGKAVYTLLEKGIYPKDIMTKEAFENAITVVMALGGSTNAILHLLSIAHAIDVDLTIDDFNIIQAKVPHLADLKPSGKYVMEDLCNVGGVPAVMKLLLEAGYLHGDCLTVTGKTIAENLEDVPYLTEGQKVIMPLDKPKREDGPLIVLKGNLAPEGAVAKVSGVKVTRHTGPARVYDTEAEATEAVMNNEINEGDVLVIRYVGPKGGPGMPEMLSISAILVGKGLGEKVALLTDGRFSGGTHGLVIGHIAPEAQVGGPIALLQEGDVVTIDSSTKEILVDVSDEELANRKEKFVAPPLYKKGVLGKYAHNVTSASKGAVTDYFKREETE, encoded by the coding sequence ATGAGCCAGGACAAACAGGATCTTAGGCATCACAGTAAAGCATTTGATGGTGTCATGCGTGCACCGAACCGTGCGATGCTTCGTGCTGTAGGATTGACAGATGACGATTTCAAGAAACCGATGATCGGTATTGCTAGTACATGGAGTGAAGTAACACCATGCAACATGCACATTAACGACCTTGCCTTGCGTGCGAAAGACGGAGCGCGTGAAGCTGGTGCTGTGCCATTCATCTTCAACACAATTACTGTATCTGACGGTATTTCCATGGGTACGAACGGGATGAAATATTCACTTCCAAGTCGAGACGTCATTGCTGATTCGATCGAGACAGTAGTCGGTGCTGAGAACCTTGATGCATTTGTTGCTATTGGCGGCTGTGATAAAAATATGCCTGGCTGCATGATTGCAATTGCCAACTCTGAAGTGCCGGCATTGTTCGTTTACGGCGGTACGATATCCCCAGGGAAGCTAGACGGAGAAGATATTGATCTTGTATCTGTTTTCGAGGGCGTTGGTAAGCATAACAACGGAGATATCTCTGATGAACAGTTGAAACGCATTGAATGTAATGCATGTCCTGGAGCGGGTTCATGTGGTGGTATGTACACTGCGAACACGATGGCTTCTGCAATTGAAGCGATGGGTATGAGCCTTCCTTACAGTTCTTCTCATCCGGCTGAATGGCCAGAGAAGAAGGATGATTGCTATGACGCGGGTAAAGCAGTATACACTTTGCTTGAAAAAGGAATCTATCCAAAAGATATCATGACGAAAGAAGCATTTGAGAATGCGATCACAGTTGTTATGGCGCTTGGCGGTTCTACAAACGCAATCCTGCATTTGCTTTCCATTGCTCATGCAATCGATGTAGATTTGACAATTGATGATTTCAACATCATCCAGGCGAAAGTTCCACATTTGGCTGATTTGAAGCCGAGCGGAAAGTATGTCATGGAAGACCTTTGTAATGTCGGTGGGGTACCGGCTGTCATGAAGTTACTTCTTGAAGCAGGCTACCTGCATGGCGACTGTCTCACAGTAACTGGGAAAACAATTGCTGAAAACCTTGAAGATGTTCCTTATCTTACTGAAGGTCAGAAAGTTATCATGCCTTTGGACAAGCCGAAGCGTGAGGATGGTCCTTTGATCGTATTGAAAGGAAACCTTGCTCCTGAAGGTGCTGTTGCCAAAGTATCCGGCGTTAAAGTTACACGTCATACAGGCCCTGCACGTGTATACGATACAGAAGCTGAAGCAACAGAAGCTGTTATGAACAACGAAATCAATGAAGGCGACGTTCTCGTAATCCGCTATGTAGGACCAAAAGGCGGACCGGGTATGCCAGAAATGCTTTCCATCTCTGCGATTCTCGTCGGTAAAGGGCTCGGTGAAAAAGTTGCCCTCCTTACAGACGGTCGTTTCTCAGGTGGTACACACGGTCTTGTAATTGGACATATTGCGCCAGAAGCTCAAGTAGGTGGACCGATTGCACTTCTTCAAGAAGGCGATGTTGTTACAATCGATTCCTCCACTAAGGAGATTCTCGTAGACGTTTCCGATGAAGAGCTTGCAAATCGTAAAGAGAAATTCGTAGCACCGCCATTGTACAAGAAAGGCGTACTTGGCAAATATGCGCACAACGTTACTTCCGCTTCCAAAGGAGCAGTCACTGACTACTTCAAGCGGGAAGAAACTGAATAA
- a CDS encoding methyl-accepting chemotaxis protein — protein sequence MLKRFNSSIKAKITALLLAISLGPLIVATIIISSQSNAAIHKEVEGMQTNKARDNAQYINSWLEQKITAMENVIGAHPEFAKGNKKDIMPVLKTIAEADNDVKWYSFLNEKGTALSTLGKTAEVSDQEHFKTVSQNKETFISDVFPDVNSGNNILIIDVPIIDQNGSFAGAVQAILDPAQILTLVDSIKIGESGYGYLVSSEGNVLVHRNESKVGKPVASGAAFTEYKRDILSKPNGFMTNDNDTIAFQQVALPGWHLVTVAPKNEVFANVDRMRFVSILIIAGFVVLVAVVSYVLARFVIRQLSGIIGIMQKVANGDLRERLDTSGTDEISQVKKNINQMLDAFSSLVSKITSTTRHVAASSGELAQISHDSSQASTAISQSVDSVADSSEAQYQASEQAAAATDEMALGIMNIAESAIQVSSSAQLVSGQVEQGNSDVKQAIGQITVASGTVKESAAIVQSLKEKSQEVHQIITLISEIADQTNLLALNASIEAARAGEHGQGFTVVANEVKKLAVQTGDATVDIRNIIDEIIQSTGTASESMNDGLEEVQNSMGQIEKLGGIFDSIRNAFNDVNSQIESVSSRAEQISAGTEEVSAATQDVTTVFKTVLDELNEVAASAKHQSEMDASIAAASETLTRMANELEELTQAFKITE from the coding sequence ATGCTCAAACGTTTTAATTCTTCCATAAAGGCAAAAATTACAGCTCTGCTGCTGGCTATATCGCTTGGTCCACTTATTGTCGCAACAATCATCATAAGCTCCCAGTCGAACGCGGCCATACATAAGGAAGTCGAGGGCATGCAGACGAATAAGGCGCGGGACAATGCCCAATACATTAACAGCTGGCTTGAACAAAAGATTACAGCCATGGAAAATGTGATCGGTGCACATCCCGAATTCGCAAAGGGAAATAAAAAAGACATCATGCCTGTTTTGAAAACGATCGCAGAGGCGGATAACGATGTTAAATGGTACTCCTTCCTCAATGAAAAAGGGACTGCCCTTTCAACACTTGGCAAGACTGCAGAGGTAAGTGATCAGGAACATTTCAAAACAGTGAGCCAAAACAAAGAAACATTTATTTCCGATGTATTCCCTGATGTGAACTCAGGTAACAACATCCTGATTATTGACGTGCCGATCATAGATCAGAACGGCAGCTTTGCGGGGGCCGTCCAGGCAATTCTTGATCCTGCTCAAATTCTCACACTTGTTGATTCCATTAAAATTGGAGAAAGCGGGTACGGATACCTCGTCTCTTCTGAAGGAAATGTTCTCGTACACCGAAATGAGAGCAAAGTCGGAAAACCAGTTGCATCCGGAGCTGCATTCACAGAGTATAAACGTGACATACTCTCCAAACCGAATGGCTTTATGACCAATGACAATGACACGATTGCTTTCCAGCAAGTTGCCCTTCCAGGCTGGCATCTCGTGACTGTTGCACCTAAGAATGAAGTATTCGCCAATGTAGACCGTATGCGTTTCGTATCAATACTAATCATTGCTGGCTTTGTCGTACTTGTCGCAGTCGTTTCTTATGTCCTTGCTCGTTTCGTAATCCGCCAGCTTTCCGGCATTATTGGCATCATGCAAAAGGTAGCCAATGGCGACTTGCGTGAACGCCTCGATACATCAGGGACAGATGAAATTTCTCAGGTGAAAAAGAATATCAATCAGATGCTTGATGCTTTCTCTTCCCTTGTCAGCAAAATTACATCAACGACAAGGCATGTTGCTGCCTCATCAGGAGAATTGGCTCAGATTTCACATGATTCGTCACAAGCTTCCACGGCCATTTCACAATCCGTTGATTCAGTAGCAGACAGTTCAGAAGCACAATACCAGGCTTCTGAACAAGCAGCAGCTGCTACAGATGAAATGGCGCTAGGAATTATGAATATTGCCGAATCCGCTATTCAAGTCTCTTCATCGGCACAACTTGTTTCAGGACAGGTCGAACAAGGCAACAGCGATGTGAAGCAAGCGATTGGCCAAATTACGGTCGCGAGCGGCACAGTTAAAGAATCTGCTGCTATTGTACAGTCCTTGAAAGAAAAATCGCAGGAAGTGCATCAGATTATTACGCTTATTTCTGAAATAGCCGATCAGACGAACTTGCTCGCACTTAACGCTTCCATAGAAGCAGCACGTGCTGGTGAGCATGGTCAAGGCTTTACAGTTGTCGCGAATGAAGTGAAAAAGCTTGCCGTTCAGACAGGTGATGCAACTGTTGATATCCGGAATATTATTGATGAAATCATCCAGTCTACTGGTACAGCTTCAGAATCGATGAACGATGGTCTGGAAGAAGTACAGAACAGCATGGGTCAAATAGAGAAGCTAGGTGGCATATTTGATTCGATCCGTAATGCATTTAATGATGTGAATAGCCAGATTGAAAGTGTATCTTCACGTGCAGAACAAATTTCTGCAGGCACTGAGGAAGTCTCTGCTGCCACTCAAGATGTGACAACAGTATTCAAGACTGTTTTGGATGAGTTGAATGAAGTTGCTGCATCCGCCAAACATCAGAGCGAAATGGATGCAAGCATTGCTGCTGCTTCCGAGACATTGACACGCATGGCAAATGAACTTGAAGAACTTACTCAAGCGTTTAAGATTACTGAATAA
- a CDS encoding acyl-CoA dehydrogenase family protein, giving the protein MKLTELETHAERLEHLREIVKPFRERAMKAEAEGRFPFENFEDLKKSGYPALAIPKSFAGTGISLVELLELQVEIAKADGATGLGIGWHMSVMKNIGENDPWPDGKFNKLAGEVIEDGILVNNAASEPASGSPSWGNLPLTTAKETESGWVLNGRKSFTTMAPILDYFIVSATIEGTEKVGNFLVSRKHEGVSVIHTWDSVAMHGTGSEDVVFENVKLESDDFLEYRPVGPKPSQGWLLHIPAAYYGVALAAREEALKFSTSYSPGDMEGTIADIPSVKERIGQIELRIMESGTFLFNTARKWDDGDADVRMAMREELGVAKLIVVNKAMEVVDLAMRIVGARSLSAKNPLQRCYRDVRAGLHNPPMDDITIQQLANKGIAEFR; this is encoded by the coding sequence ATGAAACTGACTGAACTTGAGACACATGCAGAACGGCTAGAACATTTAAGAGAAATTGTAAAGCCTTTCCGCGAACGAGCAATGAAGGCGGAAGCGGAAGGGAGATTTCCTTTTGAGAATTTCGAAGACTTGAAGAAGAGCGGCTACCCGGCACTAGCTATACCGAAGAGTTTTGCCGGTACTGGCATTTCACTCGTTGAGCTTCTTGAGCTGCAAGTGGAGATTGCCAAAGCTGATGGAGCAACTGGGCTTGGAATCGGTTGGCATATGAGCGTCATGAAGAATATTGGAGAAAATGATCCATGGCCTGATGGGAAATTCAATAAGCTAGCTGGAGAGGTTATCGAAGATGGTATCCTTGTAAACAATGCGGCATCTGAGCCTGCATCCGGAAGCCCTTCATGGGGAAATCTGCCTTTAACGACAGCGAAAGAGACAGAATCCGGCTGGGTTCTAAATGGGCGTAAAAGCTTCACAACAATGGCACCAATTCTCGATTATTTCATCGTTAGTGCTACGATTGAAGGTACAGAGAAGGTAGGGAATTTCCTCGTCAGCCGCAAACATGAAGGCGTTTCAGTGATCCATACTTGGGATTCAGTTGCCATGCACGGTACGGGTAGCGAGGACGTCGTTTTTGAAAATGTGAAACTTGAATCAGATGATTTCCTTGAATATCGGCCAGTTGGACCGAAACCTTCTCAAGGATGGCTCCTTCACATACCAGCAGCTTACTATGGTGTTGCTTTGGCAGCGCGAGAAGAAGCTTTGAAATTCTCAACAAGCTACTCGCCAGGAGATATGGAAGGGACAATTGCAGACATTCCATCTGTTAAAGAACGGATTGGCCAAATTGAACTTCGCATTATGGAGAGCGGTACATTTCTTTTCAACACGGCACGCAAATGGGATGACGGGGATGCAGATGTACGGATGGCGATGCGCGAAGAACTCGGAGTGGCGAAACTGATTGTCGTCAATAAGGCGATGGAAGTTGTGGACCTTGCAATGCGAATTGTCGGTGCACGGAGTCTTTCTGCCAAAAATCCATTGCAACGTTGCTACCGTGATGTACGAGCAGGCTTGCATAATCCGCCAATGGATGACATTACAATCCAGCAACTTGCGAACAAAGGTATTGCTGAATTCCGTTAA
- a CDS encoding EamA family transporter produces MLAFLGGCSFGILSTFVKIAYGQGFTPAQVVGSQFFGGAAMLWIIVLLRKKYKMKMSMVFKLLASGIAMAGSGLCYYQSLKYLDASIAIIMLFQFSWMGLFAEWILDRRVPGKGKWFSALILFVGSLLAAGILNVKEISMPLPGIIWGLLAAISFTAFIFLSGRVGVEVPPLTKSMLMSTGAFIVVSLIFPPRFLIDGSFVGEGLYKYALLLGVFGVILPPLLFSISMPNIGSGLGTILSSSELPTAVFMSVIVLREHVSVVQWIGVLVVLAGIALPNIRALRRRQTSLQ; encoded by the coding sequence TTGCTTGCTTTTCTTGGGGGATGCAGTTTTGGGATACTGTCCACCTTTGTCAAAATTGCCTATGGTCAAGGTTTCACTCCTGCCCAAGTCGTTGGTTCGCAGTTTTTCGGTGGTGCGGCTATGCTATGGATCATCGTTCTGCTCCGCAAGAAATATAAGATGAAAATGTCGATGGTATTCAAGTTGCTTGCTTCAGGTATTGCAATGGCAGGCTCTGGCCTTTGCTATTATCAGTCATTGAAATACCTTGATGCATCAATTGCAATTATTATGCTATTCCAATTTTCATGGATGGGTCTGTTTGCAGAGTGGATACTAGATCGGCGCGTGCCGGGGAAAGGCAAATGGTTTTCAGCTCTGATTCTGTTCGTCGGTTCACTGCTTGCGGCTGGAATTTTGAATGTAAAAGAAATATCTATGCCGTTGCCTGGTATTATCTGGGGGCTTCTCGCAGCGATTAGTTTCACGGCTTTCATTTTCTTGAGCGGACGGGTCGGTGTGGAAGTGCCGCCACTGACGAAAAGCATGCTCATGTCAACAGGTGCATTTATTGTTGTAAGTCTCATATTCCCACCAAGATTTCTGATTGACGGTTCTTTTGTAGGCGAGGGCCTTTATAAATATGCTCTGCTTCTTGGTGTCTTCGGAGTTATTTTGCCACCGCTCCTATTCAGCATTTCCATGCCGAATATCGGTAGCGGGCTGGGGACTATTTTAAGTTCTTCAGAGCTCCCAACGGCAGTGTTCATGTCTGTCATTGTCTTAAGGGAACATGTCTCGGTCGTCCAGTGGATCGGTGTCCTCGTTGTTCTTGCTGGGATTGCGCTTCCAAATATTCGGGCATTGCGCCGGCGGCAAACGTCTTTACAATAG